The proteins below are encoded in one region of Apium graveolens cultivar Ventura chromosome 4, ASM990537v1, whole genome shotgun sequence:
- the LOC141718364 gene encoding uncharacterized protein LOC141718364, with protein MAEGLVKSYSRNKGTLKWDLKVSLYKAFDSLHWDFIALGVMIFFVKFINWIWDCISAPRFSIKVNGALNGFLKRARCLIQGDTMLAYLFSLSMDVFSSMIDKVPNAHFQFYWKCKDLKLNNHLFADDVLLFLELVMILNGYKEHD; from the coding sequence ATGGCTGAAGGGTTAGTAAAAAGTTACAGTCGTAACAAAGGCACCCtaaagtgggatttgaaagttTCTCTCTACAAAGCATTTGATTCCCTTCACTGGGATTTTATTGCTCTTGGTGTCatgattttttttgttaaatttatTAATTGGATTTGGGACTGCATATCTGCTCCTAGATTCTCTATTAAAGTTAATGGTGCTTTAAATGGTTTCTTAAAGAGAGCCAGATGTTTAATCCAAGGTGACACAATGCTAGCTTATCTTTTCTCTCTTTCCATGGATGTCTTCTCTTCTATGATTGATAAAGTTCCTAATGCTCACTTTCAATTTTACTGGAAGTGCAAAGATCTTAAGCTGAATAACCATCTATTTGCTGATGATGTGCTTTTGTTTCTAGAGTTAGTCATGATTCTAAATGGATATAAAGAACACGATTAA